Proteins encoded together in one Variovorax paradoxus window:
- a CDS encoding phage holin family protein: MRLLSLFGLNARLRRLRIAAAEGALAAEDRVQLLRMAWEDEKQRLKLMLVLVVAVLGLTTVAVALLSMAVVVHFWDTPHRVAAAWSVAGVWIVLWLGAAVGLFLTVRNASNSFAPARHEFERDWTWVQDRFGLGMDPDQDEEAPRPRRPATREELLARMDRQRERIATMQGDPRKPQPAGAAAPEAPPADETASAAALRIAREHPVATGVVAAVALVVIRPKRLLRWAAVVAPVLWRMR, encoded by the coding sequence ATGAGGTTGCTGTCCCTGTTCGGGCTCAATGCCCGTTTGCGGCGGCTTCGCATTGCTGCGGCCGAAGGTGCGCTGGCCGCCGAAGACCGCGTGCAACTCCTGCGCATGGCGTGGGAGGACGAAAAGCAGCGCCTCAAGCTGATGCTCGTGCTCGTGGTGGCCGTGCTCGGGCTGACCACGGTGGCGGTTGCGTTGCTGTCGATGGCGGTGGTGGTGCACTTCTGGGACACGCCGCATCGCGTCGCTGCAGCGTGGTCGGTGGCTGGTGTGTGGATCGTGCTCTGGCTTGGCGCCGCAGTGGGATTGTTTCTGACGGTTCGCAACGCGTCGAACAGCTTTGCTCCTGCGCGCCATGAATTCGAACGGGACTGGACCTGGGTTCAGGACCGCTTCGGGCTTGGCATGGACCCTGACCAAGATGAAGAGGCGCCGCGTCCACGGCGGCCCGCCACGCGCGAAGAACTGCTGGCCCGCATGGACCGCCAGCGCGAACGCATTGCCACCATGCAGGGCGATCCGCGCAAGCCGCAGCCCGCCGGTGCGGCGGCTCCGGAAGCACCGCCCGCGGACGAAACGGCCTCTGCCGCTGCGCTGCGCATTGCGCGGGAGCATCCGGTGGCCACGGGCGTCGTCGCTGCGGTGGCGCTGGTGGTGATTCGTCCCAAGCGGCTGTTGCGCTGGGCAGCGGTCGTTGCGCCGGTGCTCTGGCGCATGCGTTGA
- a CDS encoding glycine zipper domain-containing protein: MSASNNIEAAAEDIASDVRGVLASKDLDSVPHIKALRQRIDTKLAIARELAAEKSKIAAQKAREAANTANAYAHDEPWQIAGAALAVGVLVGLLLGRR, encoded by the coding sequence ATGAGTGCATCCAACAACATCGAGGCAGCAGCCGAAGACATCGCGAGCGACGTGCGCGGCGTGCTGGCCAGCAAGGACCTGGATTCGGTTCCCCACATCAAGGCGCTGCGCCAGCGCATCGACACCAAGCTTGCCATTGCACGCGAGCTTGCGGCGGAGAAGAGCAAGATCGCAGCCCAAAAGGCTCGCGAGGCGGCCAACACCGCCAACGCCTATGCCCACGACGAACCATGGCAGATTGCCGGCGCAGCGCTGGCCGTCGGTGTGCTGGTGGGCTTGCTGCTTGGCCGCCGCTGA
- a CDS encoding quinone-dependent dihydroorotate dehydrogenase, giving the protein MPLLPSSLYGLARPFLFGFDPEHAHELTLDGLARTQNTPLACAYAASRVEDPVTLAGLQFPNRVGLAAGLDKNARCIDAFAAMGFGFVEVGTVTPKAQPGNPKPRMFRLPQRDALINRLGFNNEGLDAFLANVQKARFRKNGSSAGKKPMLLGLNIGKNASTPIERAVDDYVACLDGVYAHADYVTINISSPNTANLRTLQSDEALDALLGAIAERRQVLADRGGKRVPLFVKIAPDLDESQVAVIAATLQRHGMDGVIATNTTLARDAVAGLPHADEAGGLSGAPVREASNRVIAQLRAALGAGFPIVGVGGILSGADAKAKIAAGADVVQIYTGLIYRGPALVREAAQALLQARSAA; this is encoded by the coding sequence ATGCCCCTGCTCCCCTCTTCGCTCTACGGCCTGGCCCGGCCCTTTCTGTTCGGCTTCGACCCGGAACATGCCCACGAACTCACCCTCGACGGCCTGGCCCGCACCCAGAACACGCCGCTGGCCTGCGCGTACGCCGCTTCACGCGTCGAAGACCCAGTCACCCTCGCGGGGCTGCAATTCCCGAATCGCGTCGGCCTGGCGGCCGGACTCGACAAGAACGCTCGCTGCATCGACGCTTTTGCCGCCATGGGTTTCGGATTTGTCGAGGTCGGCACCGTCACGCCGAAAGCACAGCCGGGCAACCCCAAGCCGCGCATGTTCCGCCTGCCGCAGCGCGATGCGCTGATCAACCGGCTCGGGTTCAACAACGAGGGACTCGATGCCTTTCTGGCCAACGTGCAGAAGGCGCGCTTTCGCAAGAACGGCAGCAGCGCGGGCAAGAAGCCGATGCTGCTCGGCCTCAACATCGGCAAGAACGCCAGCACCCCCATCGAGCGGGCGGTGGACGACTATGTGGCCTGCCTGGACGGCGTGTATGCGCATGCCGACTATGTGACCATCAATATCTCGAGCCCCAACACGGCCAACTTGCGTACGCTGCAGAGCGACGAAGCGCTCGACGCGTTGCTGGGTGCCATTGCCGAGCGGCGCCAGGTGCTTGCCGACCGCGGCGGCAAGCGCGTTCCACTGTTCGTGAAGATCGCGCCCGATCTCGACGAAAGCCAAGTCGCGGTCATCGCCGCCACGCTGCAGCGCCACGGCATGGATGGCGTGATTGCCACCAACACCACCCTGGCGCGCGACGCCGTTGCGGGCCTGCCGCATGCCGATGAAGCCGGCGGGCTTTCCGGTGCTCCCGTGCGCGAGGCGAGCAACCGCGTGATCGCCCAGTTGCGCGCGGCGCTGGGAGCAGGCTTTCCGATCGTCGGGGTGGGCGGCATCCTGAGTGGGGCCGATGCCAAGGCCAAGATAGCCGCGGGTGCCGACGTGGTGCAGATCTACACCGGGCTCATCTATCGCGGCCCGGCCCTCGTGCGCGAAGCGGCTCAGGCGTTGCTGCAAGCTCGCAGCGCTGCCTGA
- the iscR gene encoding Fe-S cluster assembly transcriptional regulator IscR: protein MRLTTKGRFAVTAMIDLALRQNTGPVTLAAISQRQQISLSYLEQLFGKLRRHELVESTRGPGGGYSLGRKAADITVADIIVSVDEPIDATQCGGKENCLGEAGRCMTHELWASLNQRMVEFLDSVTLQKLVDDQIAKGVQIENKPVVKRAISAQPVVKPIRVNAPNSVFALGNVFAKS from the coding sequence ATGCGTCTCACTACCAAAGGCCGTTTTGCGGTCACAGCAATGATCGATCTGGCGCTGCGTCAGAACACCGGTCCGGTCACGCTGGCTGCGATCAGCCAGCGGCAGCAGATTTCGTTGTCGTATCTCGAGCAGCTGTTCGGCAAACTGCGCCGTCACGAGCTGGTCGAGTCGACCCGCGGCCCCGGCGGCGGCTACAGCCTCGGCCGCAAGGCTGCGGATATCACCGTCGCAGACATCATTGTTTCCGTCGATGAGCCGATCGATGCCACGCAGTGCGGCGGCAAGGAAAACTGCCTCGGCGAAGCCGGCCGCTGCATGACGCACGAGCTCTGGGCATCGCTGAACCAGCGCATGGTCGAGTTCCTCGATTCGGTCACGCTGCAAAAGCTGGTCGACGACCAGATCGCCAAGGGCGTTCAGATCGAGAACAAGCCGGTCGTCAAGCGCGCCATTTCCGCGCAGCCGGTGGTCAAGCCGATTCGCGTGAACGCGCCGAATTCGGTCTTTGCCCTCGGCAACGTGTTCGCGAAGTCCTGA
- the dnaQ gene encoding DNA polymerase III subunit epsilon, protein MSRQIVLDTETTGLSAENGDRIIELGCVELFARKLTGNDLHIYFNPERESHEDALKVHGLTTDFLRDKPKFATLANDIVEYLRGAELIIHNAAFDVGFLNKELELAGLPPLRTFVGEVTDTLAMAKQVYPGKRNSLDALCDRFGVDRSNRTFHGAKLDAQLLADVYINLTRGQDALLIDVSSNEPAQGTTVVAIDLSQFDLPVIIAGEQELAAHEAVLSQLDKSSGGRTLFRQNG, encoded by the coding sequence ATGTCGCGCCAGATCGTCCTCGACACTGAAACCACCGGCCTTTCCGCCGAGAACGGCGACCGCATCATCGAGCTCGGCTGCGTGGAGCTGTTTGCGCGCAAGCTTACGGGCAACGACCTGCACATCTACTTCAACCCCGAGCGCGAGAGCCATGAAGACGCGCTCAAGGTGCACGGCCTCACGACCGACTTCTTGCGCGACAAGCCAAAGTTCGCCACGCTGGCCAACGACATCGTCGAGTACCTGCGCGGCGCCGAGCTGATCATTCACAACGCGGCCTTCGACGTCGGCTTTCTCAACAAGGAACTCGAGCTGGCCGGCCTGCCGCCGCTGCGCACCTTCGTCGGCGAAGTGACCGACACGCTGGCCATGGCCAAGCAGGTGTATCCGGGCAAGCGCAATTCGCTCGATGCGCTTTGCGACCGCTTTGGCGTCGACCGCTCGAACCGCACCTTTCACGGCGCCAAGCTCGACGCGCAGCTGCTGGCCGACGTGTACATCAATCTCACGCGCGGCCAGGACGCGCTCTTGATCGATGTGTCGTCGAACGAGCCGGCGCAGGGCACCACGGTGGTTGCCATCGACCTGAGCCAGTTCGACCTGCCGGTGATCATTGCGGGCGAGCAGGAGCTTGCGGCGCATGAGGCGGTGTTGTCGCAGCTCGACAAATCGAGCGGCGGGCGCACGCTGTTTCGGCAAAACGGCTGA
- the hscA gene encoding Fe-S protein assembly chaperone HscA: MALLQISEPGQAPDPHQRRIAVGIDLGTTHSLVAAVRNGVAECLPDDKGRVLLPSVVRYLDGDRRQIGFDAVAARGQDPANTITSVKRLMGRGLADISNRESMSYRIGSSDGGMVKVQTLAGEKSPVEISAEILATLRYRAEDTFDDELYGAVITVPAYFDEGQRQATKDAAQLAGLNVLRLISEPTAAAIAYGLDNASEGVYAVYDLGGGTFDISILRLTQGVFEVIATGGDSALGGDDYDHALAGFVLAQTGAHAESDGDKAALLVAARAAKEALTDSESTTFRAEVAGQAIQFEVTRAQFDAATKPLTDRTIAAVRKALRDAKLKPDELQGIVLVGGSTRMPQVRRAVAEFFGREPLVNLNPDEVVALGAAIQANQLAGNNGAGDLLLLDVIPLSLGIETMGGLVERIVPRNQTIPTAMAQDFTTYQDGQTALALHVVQGERDLVADCRSLARFTLRGIPPMAAGAARIRVTFTVDADGLLSVSAKEQGSGVEASVTVKPSYGLSDDQIATMLQESFSTAQQDMQARALVEARVDAERMLLATQSALDADGDLLTEDERAAIDASMAKLREAATGTDAATIEAATKALANDTEAFAAQRMNAGIARALSGRKVESL; the protein is encoded by the coding sequence ATGGCTCTTCTACAGATTTCAGAACCCGGCCAGGCGCCCGATCCGCATCAGCGCCGCATTGCCGTGGGCATCGACCTGGGCACCACGCATTCGCTTGTGGCCGCGGTGCGCAACGGCGTGGCCGAATGCCTGCCGGACGACAAGGGCCGCGTGTTGCTGCCTTCGGTGGTGCGTTATCTCGACGGCGACCGCCGGCAGATCGGCTTCGATGCCGTGGCGGCGCGCGGGCAAGACCCCGCCAACACCATCACCTCGGTCAAGCGGCTCATGGGCCGGGGGCTTGCCGACATCTCGAACCGCGAATCGATGTCGTACCGCATCGGCAGCAGCGACGGCGGCATGGTGAAGGTGCAGACGCTCGCAGGCGAAAAATCGCCAGTCGAAATCAGCGCGGAGATTCTCGCGACGCTGCGCTACCGCGCTGAAGACACCTTCGACGATGAACTCTATGGCGCGGTCATCACCGTGCCGGCCTATTTCGACGAAGGCCAGCGCCAAGCCACCAAGGATGCCGCGCAGTTGGCGGGGCTCAATGTGCTGCGCCTGATCAGCGAGCCAACCGCTGCAGCGATTGCGTATGGCTTGGACAACGCGAGCGAGGGCGTCTATGCAGTGTATGACCTGGGCGGCGGCACCTTCGACATCTCGATTCTCCGGCTGACGCAGGGTGTGTTCGAAGTCATCGCCACCGGTGGAGACTCGGCACTTGGCGGCGACGACTATGACCACGCGCTTGCCGGTTTCGTGCTCGCGCAGACCGGTGCCCACGCCGAGAGCGATGGCGACAAGGCTGCATTGCTGGTTGCCGCGCGTGCCGCCAAAGAAGCGCTGACCGATTCCGAATCGACCACTTTCCGCGCAGAGGTTGCGGGCCAGGCGATTCAATTCGAAGTGACCCGTGCGCAATTCGACGCGGCCACGAAGCCGCTCACCGACCGCACCATTGCCGCCGTGCGCAAGGCGCTGCGCGACGCGAAGCTCAAGCCGGACGAACTGCAAGGCATCGTGCTGGTGGGCGGTTCCACCCGCATGCCGCAGGTCCGCCGCGCCGTCGCCGAATTCTTCGGCCGCGAGCCGCTCGTCAACCTGAACCCCGACGAAGTCGTGGCGCTCGGCGCCGCCATCCAGGCCAATCAATTGGCCGGCAACAACGGCGCGGGCGATCTGCTGCTGCTCGACGTGATTCCGCTGTCGCTCGGCATCGAGACCATGGGCGGCCTGGTCGAGCGCATCGTGCCGCGCAACCAGACCATCCCCACCGCGATGGCGCAGGACTTCACCACCTATCAAGACGGCCAGACGGCCCTTGCGTTGCACGTTGTGCAGGGCGAGCGCGACCTCGTCGCCGATTGCCGGAGCCTCGCGCGCTTTACGCTGCGCGGCATTCCGCCGATGGCCGCGGGTGCAGCGCGCATCCGCGTGACCTTCACGGTCGATGCCGATGGCCTTCTGAGCGTCAGCGCCAAGGAGCAGGGCAGCGGCGTCGAGGCCAGCGTCACGGTCAAGCCGTCGTACGGGCTTTCGGACGACCAGATTGCGACCATGCTGCAGGAGAGTTTTTCCACGGCGCAGCAGGACATGCAGGCGCGTGCGCTGGTCGAGGCCCGCGTGGATGCCGAGCGCATGCTGCTCGCCACGCAGAGCGCACTCGATGCCGACGGCGATTTGCTGACCGAAGATGAACGTGCCGCCATCGACGCTTCGATGGCAAAGCTGCGCGAAGCCGCCACGGGCACAGACGCCGCCACGATAGAAGCCGCCACCAAGGCGCTGGCCAACGACACCGAAGCCTTCGCCGCCCAGCGCATGAACGCGGGCATTGCGCGTGCCTTGTCGGGCCGCAAGGTCGAATCCCTCTAA
- the iscA gene encoding iron-sulfur cluster assembly protein IscA, which produces MAVTLTEAAARHVTRYLGKRGKGVGVRLGVKTTGCSGLAYKLEYVDEFTPEDVVFEDHGVKVLVDPKSLAYIDGTQLDFVREGLNEGFKFINPNERDRCGCGESFRI; this is translated from the coding sequence ATGGCCGTTACCTTGACCGAAGCCGCTGCGCGCCACGTGACCCGCTACCTCGGCAAGCGGGGCAAGGGCGTGGGCGTGCGGCTGGGCGTGAAGACCACCGGTTGCTCGGGCCTGGCCTACAAGCTCGAGTACGTGGACGAGTTCACGCCCGAAGACGTGGTGTTCGAAGACCATGGCGTGAAGGTGCTGGTCGACCCAAAGAGCCTGGCCTACATCGACGGCACGCAACTCGACTTCGTGCGCGAGGGCTTGAACGAAGGCTTCAAGTTCATCAACCCGAACGAGCGCGACCGTTGCGGCTGCGGGGAAAGTTTTCGCATCTGA
- a CDS encoding NAD(P)/FAD-dependent oxidoreductase, which produces MDELDCAVIGGGVVGLAVARALALAGREVVVLEAEGAIGTGTSSRNSEVIHAGIYYPQGSLKARLCVEGKQALYEYAAERSLPHKRCGKLIVATSPEQMAQLEVIRAKAAANGVHDLVLLTADEAVAMEPQLHCVAALHSPSTGIVDSHALMLSLLGDLENAGGMLALKSPIARAECGADAIVLVAEDGTALRCNTVINAAGLNAPELARRFEGLPAAAVPTAYFAKGNYFTLSGRAPFTRLIYPVPEAGGLGVHLTLDLGGQAKFGPDVQWVESADDLVVDPARGDGFYAEVRKYWPALPEGGLIPGYAGMRPKISGPNEPARDFMIEGPESHGVRGLVNLFGIESPGLTSSLAIGGYVARLLESA; this is translated from the coding sequence ATGGATGAACTTGATTGCGCCGTCATCGGCGGGGGTGTGGTGGGCCTGGCAGTGGCGCGCGCGTTGGCGCTCGCGGGCCGGGAAGTGGTGGTGCTCGAGGCGGAAGGTGCCATTGGCACCGGAACCAGTTCCCGCAACAGCGAGGTAATTCACGCGGGCATCTACTATCCGCAGGGCTCGCTCAAGGCCCGGCTGTGCGTGGAGGGCAAGCAGGCGCTTTATGAATATGCCGCGGAGCGCAGCTTGCCGCACAAGCGCTGCGGCAAGCTGATCGTGGCGACCTCGCCCGAGCAGATGGCGCAGCTCGAAGTCATTCGCGCCAAGGCTGCGGCCAACGGCGTCCATGACCTAGTGCTGCTGACCGCGGACGAGGCCGTCGCGATGGAGCCGCAGTTGCATTGCGTGGCCGCATTGCACTCGCCGAGTACCGGCATCGTCGACAGCCATGCGCTGATGCTGAGCCTGCTGGGCGACCTGGAGAACGCAGGCGGAATGCTGGCGCTGAAATCGCCCATTGCACGCGCGGAATGTGGCGCGGACGCTATTGTGCTGGTAGCGGAAGACGGCACGGCGCTGCGCTGCAATACCGTCATCAATGCGGCGGGGCTCAACGCGCCTGAGCTGGCCAGGCGATTCGAAGGCCTGCCTGCGGCAGCCGTACCGACGGCGTACTTTGCAAAGGGCAACTACTTCACCCTGTCTGGACGTGCGCCTTTCACCCGGTTGATCTACCCGGTGCCCGAGGCCGGCGGCCTGGGGGTGCACCTGACGCTCGATCTGGGCGGCCAAGCCAAGTTCGGCCCCGATGTGCAATGGGTGGAGTCGGCCGACGACCTGGTGGTGGACCCGGCGCGCGGCGACGGCTTCTACGCCGAGGTGCGCAAGTATTGGCCCGCGCTGCCTGAAGGGGGATTGATACCGGGTTACGCCGGCATGCGCCCGAAGATTTCCGGACCGAACGAGCCCGCCCGCGACTTCATGATCGAAGGACCCGAGTCGCACGGAGTGAGGGGGCTCGTCAATCTCTTCGGCATCGAATCGCCGGGGCTCACGAGCAGCCTTGCCATCGGAGGCTATGTGGCTCGCTTGCTTGAAAGCGCCTGA
- the fdx gene encoding ISC system 2Fe-2S type ferredoxin, which produces MPTIKIFPHPEYCPQGAEITAPAGTSICEALLDNHINIEHACEMSCACTTCHVIVRQGFSSLNEAEEGEEDLLDRAWGLEPQSRLSCQAILAQEDVTVEIPKYSINHAKENH; this is translated from the coding sequence ATGCCCACCATCAAGATTTTTCCGCATCCCGAATACTGCCCGCAGGGTGCAGAAATCACGGCGCCGGCCGGCACCTCCATATGCGAGGCGCTGCTCGACAATCACATCAATATCGAGCACGCGTGCGAGATGAGCTGCGCCTGCACCACCTGCCACGTCATCGTGCGCCAGGGGTTCAGTTCGCTGAACGAAGCCGAAGAGGGCGAGGAAGACCTGCTCGACCGCGCCTGGGGCCTGGAGCCACAATCGCGCCTCAGCTGCCAGGCCATCCTGGCGCAGGAAGACGTGACGGTCGAGATTCCGAAATACTCGATCAACCACGCCAAAGAGAACCATTGA
- a CDS encoding IscS subfamily cysteine desulfurase — protein sequence MDVTPHFPIYLDYGATTPCDPRVVDAMIPWLREHFGNPASRSHAWGWEAEEAVEKARGQVAELINADPREIVWTSGATESINLALKGAAHFYKGKGKHLITLKTEHKAVLDTMRELERQGFEVTYLDVEENGLVDLDKFKAAIRPDTILASVLFVNNEIGVIQDVVALGNACREKGVIFHVDSAQATGKVEIDITKLPIDLMSLASHKTYGPKGIGALYVRRKPRIRLEAQMHGGGHERGMRSGTLPTHQIVGMGEAYRIAKLEMKDDIAHARRLQKRLLDGLKDVEQVFINGDLEQRVPHNLNMSFNYVEGESLIMGIKGLAVSSGSACTSASLEPSYVLRALGRSDELAHSSLRMTIGRFTTEEEIDYAISTIKHNVAKLRELSPLWEMFQDGVDISTIQWSAH from the coding sequence ATGGACGTAACTCCTCATTTCCCGATCTATCTCGACTACGGCGCCACCACGCCGTGCGACCCGCGCGTGGTCGACGCCATGATTCCCTGGTTGCGCGAGCATTTCGGCAACCCGGCATCGCGCAGCCATGCCTGGGGCTGGGAAGCCGAAGAGGCAGTGGAAAAGGCGCGTGGCCAAGTGGCCGAGCTGATCAACGCCGACCCGCGTGAAATCGTCTGGACGTCGGGCGCTACGGAGTCGATCAACCTTGCGCTCAAGGGTGCAGCCCACTTCTACAAGGGCAAGGGCAAGCACCTGATCACCCTGAAGACCGAGCACAAGGCCGTGCTCGACACCATGCGCGAACTCGAGCGCCAGGGCTTTGAAGTGACCTACCTCGACGTCGAGGAAAACGGCCTGGTCGACCTCGACAAGTTCAAGGCCGCGATCCGCCCCGACACCATCCTGGCAAGCGTGCTGTTCGTGAACAACGAAATCGGCGTGATCCAGGACGTGGTCGCGCTGGGCAACGCCTGCCGCGAAAAAGGCGTGATCTTCCACGTCGATTCGGCCCAGGCCACCGGCAAGGTCGAGATCGACATCACGAAGCTGCCCATCGACCTGATGAGCCTGGCTTCGCACAAGACCTATGGCCCGAAGGGCATCGGCGCGCTGTACGTGCGCCGCAAGCCGCGCATCCGGCTCGAAGCGCAAATGCACGGCGGCGGCCACGAGCGCGGCATGCGCTCGGGCACGCTGCCCACGCACCAGATCGTGGGCATGGGCGAGGCCTACCGCATTGCCAAGCTCGAAATGAAGGACGACATCGCCCATGCGCGCCGCCTGCAGAAGCGTCTGCTCGACGGCCTGAAAGACGTGGAGCAGGTGTTCATCAACGGCGACCTCGAGCAGCGTGTGCCGCACAACCTGAACATGAGCTTCAACTACGTCGAAGGCGAGTCGCTGATCATGGGCATCAAGGGCCTGGCGGTGTCGTCGGGTTCGGCCTGCACGTCGGCCAGCCTGGAGCCCAGCTATGTGTTGCGCGCCCTGGGCCGCAGCGACGAGCTGGCCCACAGCAGCCTGCGCATGACCATCGGCCGTTTCACGACCGAAGAAGAAATCGACTACGCCATCTCGACCATCAAGCACAACGTTGCAAAGCTGCGCGAGCTGAGCCCCCTGTGGGAGATGTTCCAGGACGGCGTCGACATCAGCACGATCCAGTGGTCGGCCCACTGA
- the hscB gene encoding Fe-S protein assembly co-chaperone HscB codes for MNLNDTDFQLFAVPATFAQDRAALDARWKELQREAHPDRFAAQGAAAQRVAMQWSVRINEAYQRLKDPIRRASYICELNGAPLNAENNTAMPPDFLMQQMEWREALDDADDVEAVEKLQAEVEAGRARALSSLDWLIDEKGDYPAAAQQVRALMFIERFGQDVEAKFDQLGQ; via the coding sequence ATGAATCTCAACGACACCGACTTTCAATTGTTCGCCGTCCCGGCCACGTTCGCGCAGGACCGCGCCGCGCTCGACGCGCGCTGGAAAGAGCTGCAGCGCGAAGCCCACCCCGACCGCTTTGCCGCGCAAGGCGCCGCGGCGCAGCGCGTGGCCATGCAGTGGTCGGTGCGCATCAACGAGGCTTATCAGCGGCTGAAAGACCCCATCCGCCGCGCGAGCTACATCTGCGAACTGAACGGTGCGCCGCTCAACGCCGAGAACAACACGGCCATGCCGCCCGATTTTCTGATGCAGCAGATGGAATGGCGCGAGGCGCTCGACGACGCGGACGATGTCGAAGCGGTTGAAAAGCTGCAGGCGGAGGTCGAAGCCGGCCGCGCGCGCGCGCTGTCGTCGCTCGACTGGCTGATCGACGAGAAGGGCGACTACCCCGCCGCCGCGCAGCAGGTGAGAGCCCTCATGTTCATTGAGCGTTTCGGCCAGGACGTCGAGGCCAAGTTCGATCAGTTGGGACAATAA
- a CDS encoding stereocilin: MATHPDIPPDLPVEPDEGPSTPPDDPTDPEPPPTIS; the protein is encoded by the coding sequence ATGGCCACTCACCCCGACATTCCGCCAGACCTGCCCGTGGAGCCCGACGAAGGGCCGAGCACGCCGCCCGACGATCCGACCGATCCCGAGCCTCCGCCCACCATCTCGTGA
- the rpiA gene encoding ribose-5-phosphate isomerase RpiA codes for MTAPVSPSSAPGAGAISQDELKAQVGRAALAYVVKGEIVGVGTGSTVNKFIDALATIKDQIKGAVSSSVASTERLRALDIPVFDSNEVEELSVYIDGADEIDHRGFMVKGGGAALTREKIVAAQSRRFVCIADASKLVDTLGAFPLPVEVIPMAARRVMRQFEAMGGIAQVREKDGVALVTDNGQHIVDVTGLRISDPLAFESQVSQWPGVVTVGVFAHQKADVCLLGTPSGVQTMTFG; via the coding sequence ATGACTGCACCCGTTTCTCCTTCTTCCGCTCCCGGCGCCGGCGCCATCTCCCAGGACGAGCTCAAGGCACAGGTCGGCCGCGCTGCGCTGGCCTACGTGGTGAAGGGCGAAATCGTCGGCGTGGGCACCGGTTCGACCGTGAACAAGTTCATCGACGCCCTGGCCACCATCAAGGACCAGATCAAGGGCGCGGTGTCGAGCTCGGTCGCCTCGACGGAACGCCTGCGTGCCCTGGACATTCCGGTGTTCGACAGCAATGAGGTCGAGGAGCTCAGCGTTTATATCGACGGCGCGGACGAGATCGATCATCGCGGCTTCATGGTGAAGGGCGGCGGCGCGGCGCTCACGCGCGAAAAGATCGTGGCGGCGCAGTCGCGGCGCTTTGTGTGCATTGCCGACGCATCCAAGCTGGTCGACACGCTCGGCGCCTTTCCGCTGCCGGTGGAAGTGATTCCAATGGCGGCGCGCCGGGTCATGCGGCAGTTCGAAGCCATGGGCGGCATTGCGCAGGTGCGCGAAAAAGACGGCGTCGCGCTGGTGACCGACAACGGCCAGCACATCGTCGACGTCACCGGGCTGCGAATCAGCGATCCGCTTGCCTTCGAGTCCCAGGTGAGCCAATGGCCGGGCGTGGTCACCGTCGGTGTGTTCGCTCACCAGAAGGCCGACGTGTGCCTGCTGGGCACGCCTTCGGGCGTGCAAACGATGACGTTCGGGTGA
- the iscU gene encoding Fe-S cluster assembly scaffold IscU translates to MAYSSKVIDHYENPRNVGSFEKGDDSVGTGMVGAPACGDVMKLQIKVNPETGVIEDARFKTYGCGSAIASSSLVTEWVKGKTLDEAAALKNAQIAEELALPPVKIHCSILAEDAIKAAVSDYKAKHGVKTAQAEPAVH, encoded by the coding sequence ATGGCATATTCTTCCAAAGTCATCGACCACTACGAAAATCCCCGCAACGTCGGCTCCTTCGAAAAGGGCGACGACTCGGTAGGCACCGGCATGGTCGGCGCACCGGCCTGCGGCGACGTCATGAAGCTGCAGATCAAGGTCAACCCCGAGACCGGCGTGATCGAAGACGCGCGCTTCAAGACCTACGGCTGCGGTTCGGCCATTGCCTCGTCGTCGCTCGTGACCGAATGGGTCAAGGGCAAGACGCTCGACGAAGCCGCGGCGCTCAAGAACGCGCAAATTGCCGAAGAACTGGCCCTGCCGCCCGTCAAGATCCACTGCTCGATCCTGGCTGAAGATGCCATCAAGGCTGCCGTGAGCGACTACAAGGCCAAGCACGGCGTCAAGACGGCACAAGCCGAGCCGGCAGTCCACTGA